TTGAGGGGAAAGCGGAAAACTTGGTAAAATGAAGGCATGGAACGAAACGGCATGATCCGAAGCATGACGGGTTACGGAAGAGGTTGCCGGCAGAAGGACGGAATCAGCTACGAAGTGGAGATTCGTTCGGTCAACAACCGGTTTTTGGACATCACGGTCCGCCTTCCCGGCGGATGGGTCTCCCTCGAGGAACGGATCAAGCGGGAGATCCAATCGCTGGTGCGGCGCGGCCGCGTGGATGTGTTCGTCCAGGTCCGGACCGATCAGCTTCCCGGGCGGAATGTGACGATCAATTGGGAGGTCGCCGAGGCTGTGATCCGTGCCGCCCGGGAGATGAAAGAACGCTTCGCCTTGGACGGATCGCTGTCCGTGAGCGATCTTTTTCATGTTCCGGAGGTCGTCGGCGTCGAAGAGGTCCCTCTGGACCCGGAATCCTGCGGCGATCCTCTGCTGGAGGCGGTTCGCCTTGCCTGCATCAATCTGGTTGAGATGCGGAGGAAGGAAGGAAAGGCTCTGGCGGAGGACCTGATCGCCCGAACGGAGGCATTGCGCAAGCGGCTGATCGAGATCCGGGAGCGGGCTCCCAGGGTGGTGGAAGACTATCGGCGGCGCCTGGAAGCCCGTTTGAAAGAGTGGATGGACGGAGTTTCCCTGGATGAAAACCGCTTGATGATGGAAGCGGCCGTCCATGCCGAGAGGTCGGATATCGAGGAAGAGCTCACCCGCTTGGACAGCCATGTGAGCCAGTTCCGTCAACTCCTCTCCAGCGACGAGCCTGTGGGACGCCGCCTCGATTTCCTGTTGCAGGAGATGAACCGGGAGATCAACACGATCGGTTCCAAGGCCAACGACGGATTGATCAGCCTTTGTGTCGTAGATTGCAAGAGCGAGTTGGAAAAAATGAGAGAACAGGTGCAAAACATCGAATGACGCACCCATCCGCCTTCCGGAATTGATTCCTGGGGGGAAAGGGACTACAATATCTACTGAGCAGCGGAGGAATTGCCGGGATGATCGGCTGAAACCGTTTGCCGCCTGCCCCTTATGAACTTTCGGCATGGATCAAAGCGAGGAGGCAAATGCCCTTGAGTATTAAATTGATCAATATCGGATTCGGCAACATCGTGTCTGCCAACCGAATCATTTCCATCGTCAGCCCGGATTCCGCGCCCATCAAGCGGATCATCCAGGAGGCGCGGGAACGCAGCATGTTGATCGATGCTACATACGGGCGCCGCACCCGGGCGGTGATCATCACCGACAGCGACCATGTGATTCTCTCGGCGGTCCAGCCCGAGACCGTCGCCCACCGGTTGGCCAGCAAAGATCAAGGAGAAATGGTTGAATAGGGATGCTCTGTAGAAAGGATGG
This region of Planifilum fimeticola genomic DNA includes:
- a CDS encoding YicC/YloC family endoribonuclease, translating into MERNGMIRSMTGYGRGCRQKDGISYEVEIRSVNNRFLDITVRLPGGWVSLEERIKREIQSLVRRGRVDVFVQVRTDQLPGRNVTINWEVAEAVIRAAREMKERFALDGSLSVSDLFHVPEVVGVEEVPLDPESCGDPLLEAVRLACINLVEMRRKEGKALAEDLIARTEALRKRLIEIRERAPRVVEDYRRRLEARLKEWMDGVSLDENRLMMEAAVHAERSDIEEELTRLDSHVSQFRQLLSSDEPVGRRLDFLLQEMNREINTIGSKANDGLISLCVVDCKSELEKMREQVQNIE
- the remA gene encoding extracellular matrix/biofilm regulator RemA; translated protein: MSIKLINIGFGNIVSANRIISIVSPDSAPIKRIIQEARERSMLIDATYGRRTRAVIITDSDHVILSAVQPETVAHRLASKDQGEMVE